A genomic stretch from Hymenobacter psoromatis includes:
- a CDS encoding beta-ketoacyl-ACP reductase encodes MNQTLAGKVALITGASKGIGRAIATLFAQQGAQVAFTYLSSVEKGQALEAELSAHGTKVKGYRSDAADFAQAEKLVDDVVAEFGKLDIVVNNAGITQDGLLMRMSEAQWDNVLNVNLKSVFNLTKAATKPMMRAKAGSIINMTSVVGIKGNAGQANYAASKAGIIGFTKSVALELGSRNIRCNAIAPGFIETEMTDALDPKQVEEWRKAIPLRRGGSPEDVAKATAFLASDDSAYITGQVLQVDGGMLT; translated from the coding sequence ATGAATCAAACTCTCGCCGGAAAAGTCGCCCTCATCACCGGGGCCTCGAAGGGCATTGGCCGCGCCATTGCCACGTTGTTTGCCCAGCAGGGCGCGCAGGTAGCGTTCACCTATTTATCGTCGGTCGAAAAAGGTCAGGCGCTGGAAGCCGAGCTAAGCGCTCACGGCACCAAAGTCAAGGGCTACCGCTCCGACGCCGCCGACTTCGCCCAAGCCGAAAAGCTGGTCGATGACGTGGTGGCCGAGTTCGGCAAGCTCGATATCGTGGTCAACAACGCGGGCATTACGCAGGACGGCCTGCTCATGCGCATGAGCGAGGCGCAGTGGGACAACGTGCTCAACGTAAACTTAAAATCGGTTTTCAACCTCACCAAGGCCGCCACCAAGCCCATGATGCGCGCCAAAGCCGGCAGCATTATTAATATGACTTCGGTGGTGGGCATCAAGGGCAACGCCGGGCAGGCCAACTACGCCGCCAGCAAGGCCGGCATCATCGGCTTCACCAAGTCGGTGGCCCTGGAGCTGGGCTCGCGCAATATCCGCTGCAACGCCATCGCCCCCGGCTTCATCGAAACCGAGATGACCGACGCCCTCGACCCCAAGCAGGTGGAGGAGTGGCGCAAAGCCATCCCGCTCCGGCGCGGTGGCTCGCCGGAGGATGTGGCCAAAGCCACGGCGTTTCTGGCCTCGGATGACTCGGCGTATATCACCGGGCAGGTGCTGCAAGTGGATGGCGGAATGCTGACGTAA
- a CDS encoding cation transporter has translation MNKFIQGIIAFSLKNRGFIFLLTLAAIIAGVVSYRNTPIEAFPDVTNTEITIITQWPGRSAEEIEKFVTAPIEIALNPVQKKTSVRSTTLFGLSVVKVIFDDGVDDAFARVQVNNLLAGADLPEGAEPEVQPPYGPTGEIFRYTLASKDKSTRELKTIQDWVIERNLKAVPGVADVNSFGGEVKAYEISVDPSKLQDFGLTPLDLYTAVQRSNINVGGDVINQGQQNYVVRGIGLLNDISDINNTVVKTVNGAPILVKDVAQVRESALPRLGKVGRGLNDDMVEGIVVMRKGENPSEVIKLLQAKVELLNDKILPPDVKISTFYNRQNLIDFSTETVIHNLTEGMIFVTVIVFLFMADWRTTVIVSIIIPLALLFAFICLRLKGMSANLLSMGAIDFGIIIDGAVVMVEGLFVALDHKAHEVGMERFNKLAKLGIIKKTGRDMGKSIFFAKAIIITALLPIFSFEKVEGKVFSPLAWTLGFALLGALIFTLTLVPVLASILLRKNVREKENFLLRAINKGARKVFVFTYARKTASLIAAAAIVVAGIGMYQFLGTEFLPELNEGSIYVRAQLPLSISLDASNKLCNEMRRVFISFPEVSDVVSQTGRPNDGTDPTGFYNNEFLVQIKHTDEVQNNMKHKAYREALIERMKDKLDRFPGVDFNFSQPITDNVEEAASGVKGSIAVKIYGTDLKLMEGKARQVFEVLQKVAGIDDLGLLRNIGQPELHADLDERRMASYGVSKSDANAVLEMAVGGKQASQMYEGERKFPIRVRYETQFRESPTEIAALMVPTQSGKTVPLNEIADIKQVTGPSLIYRDDNTRFSAVKFSVRGRDLGSAIAEAQEKVNKVVVLPKGYSMKWTGDFENQRRASQRLAQVVPISLALIFFILFILFGNLKDAGLVLLNVPFALIGGIAMLLITHTNFSISAGIGFIALFGICIQNGVILISVFKQNMLAKMSLDRSLAEGVASRVRPVVMTALMAIIGLMPAALSTGIGSETSKPLAIVVIGGLLTGTLLTLFIFPLIFERTYRAQHTHYTDDRATPPAAVLVH, from the coding sequence GTGAATAAGTTTATCCAGGGCATTATTGCCTTTTCGCTCAAAAACAGGGGGTTTATCTTTCTGCTCACGCTGGCGGCGATTATCGCCGGGGTAGTGAGCTACCGGAACACGCCCATCGAGGCGTTCCCGGACGTGACGAACACCGAAATCACCATCATCACGCAGTGGCCCGGCCGCTCGGCCGAGGAGATTGAGAAGTTCGTGACCGCGCCCATCGAAATCGCGCTCAACCCGGTGCAGAAAAAGACCAGCGTGCGCTCGACCACGCTCTTCGGCTTGTCGGTGGTGAAAGTGATTTTTGACGACGGCGTGGACGATGCCTTCGCCCGCGTGCAGGTCAACAACCTGCTGGCCGGGGCCGACCTGCCCGAGGGGGCCGAGCCCGAGGTGCAGCCGCCCTACGGCCCCACCGGCGAAATCTTCCGCTACACGCTGGCCAGCAAGGACAAAAGCACCCGCGAGCTGAAAACCATTCAGGACTGGGTTATTGAGCGCAACCTGAAGGCCGTGCCCGGCGTGGCCGACGTGAACAGCTTCGGCGGCGAGGTGAAAGCCTACGAAATATCGGTGGACCCCAGCAAGTTGCAGGATTTTGGCCTCACGCCGCTGGACCTCTACACCGCCGTGCAGCGCTCCAACATTAACGTGGGTGGCGACGTGATAAATCAAGGTCAGCAGAACTACGTGGTGCGCGGCATTGGCCTGCTCAACGATATTTCGGACATCAACAACACGGTGGTGAAGACCGTAAACGGCGCGCCCATCCTGGTGAAGGACGTGGCGCAGGTGCGCGAGTCGGCCCTACCCCGCCTGGGCAAGGTGGGCCGCGGCCTCAACGACGACATGGTGGAAGGCATCGTGGTGATGCGTAAGGGCGAAAACCCGTCGGAAGTCATTAAGCTGCTGCAAGCCAAAGTGGAGCTGCTGAACGACAAGATTCTGCCGCCCGACGTGAAAATCAGCACGTTCTACAACCGCCAGAACCTGATTGACTTCTCGACCGAAACCGTGATTCACAACCTCACCGAGGGCATGATTTTCGTGACGGTAATTGTTTTCCTGTTCATGGCCGACTGGCGCACTACGGTGATTGTGAGCATCATCATTCCGCTGGCGCTGCTGTTTGCCTTCATTTGCCTGCGGCTGAAGGGCATGAGCGCCAACCTGCTCAGCATGGGTGCCATCGACTTCGGCATCATCATCGACGGGGCCGTGGTGATGGTGGAAGGCCTCTTTGTGGCGCTCGACCACAAGGCCCACGAGGTGGGCATGGAGCGCTTCAACAAGCTCGCCAAGCTGGGCATTATCAAGAAAACCGGCCGCGACATGGGCAAGTCGATTTTCTTTGCCAAAGCCATCATTATCACCGCGTTGCTGCCGATTTTTTCCTTCGAGAAAGTAGAAGGCAAGGTGTTCTCGCCGCTGGCCTGGACGCTGGGTTTCGCCCTGCTCGGCGCGCTGATTTTTACGCTGACGCTGGTGCCGGTGCTGGCCTCGATTTTGCTGCGCAAAAACGTGCGGGAAAAGGAAAATTTCTTACTGCGCGCTATTAATAAGGGCGCGCGCAAAGTGTTCGTGTTCACCTACGCCCGCAAAACGGCCAGTCTCATCGCGGCCGCCGCCATCGTGGTGGCGGGCATCGGGATGTATCAGTTTCTGGGCACCGAATTTCTGCCCGAGCTGAACGAGGGTAGCATTTACGTGCGGGCGCAGCTGCCGCTAAGCATCTCGCTCGACGCGTCGAACAAGCTCTGTAATGAGATGCGGCGCGTGTTCATCAGTTTCCCGGAGGTGAGCGACGTGGTGAGCCAGACCGGCCGCCCCAACGACGGCACCGACCCCACGGGCTTCTACAACAACGAGTTTCTGGTGCAAATCAAGCACACCGACGAGGTGCAGAACAACATGAAGCACAAGGCTTACCGCGAAGCGCTCATCGAGCGCATGAAGGATAAGCTGGACCGCTTTCCGGGGGTAGATTTCAACTTCTCGCAGCCCATTACCGACAACGTGGAGGAAGCCGCCTCGGGCGTGAAAGGCAGCATCGCCGTCAAAATCTACGGCACCGACCTCAAGCTGATGGAAGGCAAGGCCCGCCAGGTGTTCGAAGTGCTGCAAAAAGTAGCTGGCATCGACGACCTGGGCCTGCTACGCAACATCGGCCAGCCCGAGCTGCATGCCGACCTCGACGAGCGCCGCATGGCCAGCTACGGCGTGAGCAAGAGCGACGCCAACGCCGTGCTCGAAATGGCGGTGGGCGGTAAGCAGGCCAGCCAGATGTATGAGGGCGAGCGCAAGTTTCCCATCCGGGTGCGCTACGAGACGCAGTTCCGCGAGAGCCCGACCGAGATTGCCGCCCTCATGGTGCCCACCCAGAGCGGCAAAACCGTGCCCCTGAACGAGATAGCCGACATCAAGCAGGTGACCGGCCCCAGCCTGATTTACCGCGACGACAACACCCGTTTCTCGGCCGTCAAGTTTTCGGTGCGGGGTAGGGACCTGGGCTCGGCCATCGCCGAGGCGCAGGAAAAAGTGAACAAAGTGGTGGTGCTGCCCAAAGGCTATTCCATGAAGTGGACCGGCGACTTTGAGAACCAGCGCCGCGCCTCGCAGCGCCTGGCGCAGGTGGTGCCCATCTCGCTGGCGCTCATTTTCTTCATCCTGTTCATCCTGTTTGGCAACCTGAAAGATGCCGGTCTGGTGCTGCTCAACGTGCCGTTTGCCCTCATTGGCGGCATCGCGATGCTGCTCATTACGCACACCAACTTCTCGATTTCGGCCGGTATCGGCTTCATCGCCTTGTTTGGTATCTGTATTCAAAACGGCGTGATTCTCATCAGCGTCTTCAAGCAGAACATGCTGGCCAAGATGAGCCTCGACCGCAGCCTGGCCGAGGGGGTAGCCTCCAGGGTGCGCCCGGTGGTGATGACTGCCCTCATGGCCATCATTGGCCTCATGCCGGCCGCCCTCAGCACCGGCATCGGCTCCGAAACCAGCAAGCCCCTGGCCATCGTCGTCATCGGCGGCCTGCTCACCGGCACGTTGCTGACGCTGTTCATCTTCCCCTTGATTTTCGAGCGCACCTACCGCGCCCAGCACACGCACTACACCGACGACCGGGCCACGCCGCCAGCGGCCGTGCTGGTGCATTAG
- a CDS encoding cation transporter translates to MNKFIKGLIGFSLRHPFIIFFITALVVAAGAVSFYYTPVEAYPDVTNTEVVIITQWSGRSAEEVERFISIPIETEMNSISRKTVIRSINLFGLSFIKIVFEDGTDNFNARMEAAQKLANVNLPDGVDPEVQPPTGPTGEIYRYTLTSKTRSSTDLKTLEDWVIEKNLKAVPGVGDVVSFGGKVKTYEVAVTPPLLTKYGLTALDVFQALQRANVNVGGDIVREGQQSFVVRGIGIVKNVSDIEKIIIKNVNGVPVLVRNIANVHTSNLPQLGIVGRDDHDDVVEGIVLMRKGENPGAVLPLLEAKVDYLNTTVLPSDVKIKVFYDRTELNEHTLHTVGENVVMGITLVTIVLLLFLADWRTTVTVAMVIPLALLFAFILMRWKGMTANLLSIGAIDFGIIIDGAVVMVEGLFVMLAHWAEHEGMENFNKRAKLSKILHTGTEMGKSIFTSKLIIVTALIPIFSFQKVEGKLFSPLAYTLGFALLGALLLALTLVPVLSSILLRKNVRERHNPLIEFLNRNYSPLLDKVMGHPRRAMGGALVALVMGIGAFHFVGTEFLPHLNEGSIYVRASMPLSISLEDSYHFTKQFRQDFEQFPEVRGVISQTGRPNDGTDATGFFNQEFFVDLYPADQWKRKVTKDELIAEMQAKLAHYRGVDFNFSQPISDNVEEAVSGVKGSMAVKISGDDLNFLDKKADEVYAQLKKVKGIEDLGIFRNLGQPELHITLDPDKMAQFGVSAADANAVIEMAIGGKAVSQVFEGERKFDLRLRYDVPYRSTPDQIGNLLVPNLNGGKVKLQEIADIGNVAGPAFIYRENNSRFIAIKFSVRGRDMGSTIAEAQALVKKNVALPKGYSAQWNGEFENQERAQRQLSIVVPISILAIFFILFISFGNALDSVLVLLNVPFALIGGIAALLLTGVNFSISAGVGFIALFGVATQDGVILVNKFRQNMREGMPLVQAIKDGARSRLRPVVMTALMASLGLLPAALSHGIGSETQKPLAIVVIGGLITATLLSLLILPAVYEWVYSSKQERERHK, encoded by the coding sequence ATGAATAAATTCATCAAAGGGCTCATCGGCTTTTCGCTGAGACACCCGTTCATCATCTTCTTTATCACCGCGTTGGTGGTGGCAGCGGGCGCGGTGAGCTTCTACTACACACCCGTGGAGGCCTACCCCGACGTGACCAACACGGAGGTGGTCATCATCACGCAGTGGTCCGGCCGGTCGGCCGAAGAAGTGGAGCGCTTCATCTCCATCCCGATTGAGACGGAAATGAACTCGATAAGCCGCAAAACGGTGATTCGCAGCATCAACCTGTTTGGGCTGTCGTTCATCAAAATCGTGTTTGAGGACGGCACCGACAACTTCAATGCCCGCATGGAAGCCGCCCAGAAGCTGGCCAACGTGAACCTGCCCGACGGCGTGGACCCCGAAGTGCAGCCGCCCACCGGCCCCACCGGCGAGATTTACCGCTACACACTCACTTCCAAAACCCGGTCTTCAACCGACCTTAAAACCCTGGAAGACTGGGTGATTGAGAAGAACCTGAAGGCCGTGCCGGGGGTAGGCGACGTGGTGAGCTTCGGCGGCAAGGTGAAAACCTACGAGGTGGCCGTGACGCCCCCACTGCTCACCAAATATGGCCTCACGGCGCTCGACGTGTTCCAAGCTTTGCAGCGCGCCAACGTGAACGTGGGCGGTGACATCGTGCGCGAAGGCCAGCAGTCGTTCGTGGTGCGCGGCATCGGCATCGTGAAGAACGTGTCTGATATTGAGAAGATTATCATCAAAAACGTGAACGGCGTGCCGGTGCTGGTGCGCAACATTGCCAACGTTCACACCTCCAACCTGCCGCAGCTCGGCATCGTGGGCCGCGACGACCACGACGATGTGGTGGAAGGCATCGTGCTGATGCGCAAGGGCGAAAACCCCGGCGCCGTGCTACCCCTGCTCGAAGCCAAGGTGGACTACCTGAACACGACCGTGCTACCCAGCGACGTGAAAATCAAGGTGTTCTACGACCGCACCGAGCTCAACGAGCACACCCTGCACACGGTGGGCGAGAACGTGGTAATGGGTATTACGCTGGTAACCATTGTCTTGCTTCTTTTTCTGGCCGATTGGCGCACCACGGTGACGGTGGCGATGGTAATTCCGCTGGCCCTGCTCTTCGCCTTCATTCTGATGCGCTGGAAAGGCATGACGGCCAACCTGTTGAGCATCGGCGCCATCGACTTCGGCATTATTATCGACGGGGCCGTGGTGATGGTGGAAGGGCTCTTCGTGATGCTGGCCCACTGGGCCGAGCACGAGGGCATGGAAAACTTCAACAAGCGGGCGAAGCTGAGCAAAATCCTGCACACGGGCACCGAGATGGGCAAGTCCATCTTCACGTCTAAGCTCATCATTGTCACGGCGTTGATTCCGATTTTCTCGTTCCAGAAAGTCGAGGGCAAGCTGTTTTCGCCGCTGGCCTACACGCTGGGCTTCGCCCTGTTGGGCGCGCTGCTGCTGGCCCTCACGCTGGTGCCGGTGCTCTCGTCCATCCTGCTGCGTAAGAACGTGCGGGAGCGTCACAACCCGCTTATCGAGTTCCTGAACCGCAACTATTCGCCCTTGCTCGACAAGGTGATGGGCCACCCGCGCCGGGCAATGGGCGGCGCGCTGGTGGCGCTGGTTATGGGCATCGGGGCTTTCCACTTCGTGGGCACCGAGTTCCTACCCCACCTCAACGAGGGCAGCATCTACGTGCGCGCCTCCATGCCCTTGAGTATCAGCCTGGAAGACTCGTACCACTTCACCAAGCAGTTTCGGCAGGACTTTGAGCAGTTTCCCGAAGTGCGCGGTGTGATTTCGCAGACCGGCCGCCCCAACGACGGCACCGATGCCACGGGCTTCTTCAACCAGGAATTCTTCGTGGACCTCTACCCGGCCGACCAGTGGAAGCGCAAAGTGACTAAGGATGAGCTCATTGCCGAGATGCAGGCCAAGCTGGCCCACTACCGGGGGGTAGATTTCAACTTCTCGCAGCCCATCAGCGACAACGTGGAGGAAGCCGTGTCGGGCGTGAAGGGCTCGATGGCCGTAAAAATCAGTGGCGACGACCTCAACTTCCTCGATAAGAAGGCCGATGAGGTCTATGCCCAACTCAAAAAGGTAAAGGGCATTGAAGACCTTGGCATCTTCCGCAACCTGGGCCAGCCTGAGCTGCACATCACCCTCGACCCCGACAAGATGGCCCAGTTTGGCGTGTCTGCCGCCGATGCCAACGCTGTCATTGAAATGGCGATAGGGGGTAAGGCCGTGAGCCAGGTCTTCGAAGGCGAGCGCAAGTTTGACCTGCGCCTGCGCTACGACGTGCCCTACCGCTCGACGCCCGACCAAATTGGTAACCTACTGGTACCCAACCTGAACGGCGGCAAGGTGAAGCTCCAGGAAATTGCCGACATCGGCAACGTGGCCGGCCCGGCCTTCATCTACCGCGAGAACAACTCGCGCTTCATCGCCATCAAGTTTTCAGTGAGGGGTAGGGATATGGGCAGCACCATTGCCGAAGCGCAGGCGTTGGTGAAGAAAAACGTGGCCCTGCCCAAAGGCTACAGCGCACAGTGGAACGGCGAGTTTGAGAACCAGGAGCGGGCCCAGCGCCAGCTCTCCATCGTGGTGCCCATCAGCATATTAGCCATTTTCTTCATCCTGTTCATCTCCTTCGGCAATGCCCTCGACTCGGTGCTGGTGCTGCTCAACGTGCCGTTTGCCCTCATCGGCGGCATCGCGGCGCTGCTGCTGACCGGGGTCAACTTCTCGATTTCGGCGGGGGTAGGGTTCATCGCCCTCTTCGGCGTGGCCACCCAGGACGGCGTTATCCTGGTCAACAAATTTCGCCAGAACATGCGCGAGGGCATGCCCCTGGTGCAGGCCATCAAGGACGGTGCCCGCTCGCGGCTGCGCCCGGTGGTGATGACCGCCCTCATGGCCTCGCTGGGCCTGCTGCCGGCCGCCCTCAGCCACGGCATCGGCTCCGAAACCCAGAAGCCGCTGGCCATCGTGGTTATCGGCGGCCTCATCACGGCCACGCTGCTGTCGCTGCTTATTTTGCCGGCCGTGTACGAGTGGGTATATAGCAGCAAGCAGGAGCGAGAGCGGCATAAGTAA
- a CDS encoding geranylgeranyl reductase, producing MSDICILGAGPGGALAALHLARAGQPCLLLDRATFPRDKVCGDALSGKVLAELRHLGGPLLERLRALGTGSASAGINFFAPNGREVSVPFRPGDSTAARPPDGYVLKRLDFDNMLVEEVRQQPLIEFRENCDVARTERTATGWQLFDKEGREVAQCRLLLAASGAQSEFARKVAGHPLEPAHHCAGLRAYYRGVRGLHPQHHVELHFLPELLPGYLWVFPMANGEANVGVGMLTKDVARHRVNLREKFQHLLTTHPAFRERFAAAERQGPVRGWGLPLGSKRRVISGDNYLLLGDAGSLIDPFSGEGISHAMVSGRHAADWAGRALATQDFSARFLLGYDAAVYRRLGQELRLSTYLQRLVRWPGLFNFVANRAAHNPTLAETLSQMFLDIDLRERLKQPRFYLKLLFGSK from the coding sequence ATGTCCGACATCTGTATTCTGGGCGCGGGGCCCGGCGGGGCGCTGGCGGCGCTGCACCTGGCCCGCGCCGGCCAACCCTGCCTGCTGCTGGACCGCGCCACGTTTCCGCGCGATAAAGTCTGCGGCGACGCGCTCAGCGGCAAGGTGCTGGCCGAGCTGCGCCACCTGGGCGGCCCGCTGCTGGAGCGCCTGCGGGCGCTGGGCACCGGCAGCGCCAGCGCGGGCATCAATTTTTTCGCCCCCAACGGTCGCGAGGTGAGCGTGCCCTTCCGGCCCGGCGACAGCACTGCCGCCCGCCCGCCCGACGGCTATGTGCTCAAGCGCCTCGATTTCGACAATATGCTCGTGGAGGAGGTGCGCCAGCAGCCGCTCATCGAGTTCCGCGAAAATTGCGACGTAGCCCGCACCGAGCGCACCGCCACCGGCTGGCAGCTCTTCGACAAAGAGGGTAGGGAAGTGGCGCAGTGCCGGCTGCTGCTAGCCGCCAGCGGGGCGCAGTCGGAGTTTGCGCGCAAGGTGGCGGGCCACCCGCTGGAGCCCGCCCACCACTGCGCCGGCCTGCGGGCCTACTACCGCGGCGTGCGCGGCCTGCACCCGCAGCACCACGTGGAGCTGCATTTCCTGCCCGAGCTGCTGCCCGGCTACCTCTGGGTGTTTCCGATGGCCAATGGCGAGGCTAACGTGGGGGTAGGAATGCTGACCAAGGACGTGGCCAGGCACCGCGTGAACCTGCGCGAGAAGTTTCAGCATCTGCTCACTACGCACCCCGCCTTCCGCGAGCGCTTCGCGGCGGCCGAGCGCCAGGGGCCGGTGCGCGGCTGGGGCCTGCCGCTGGGCTCCAAGCGCCGGGTAATTTCCGGCGATAATTACCTGCTGCTCGGCGACGCGGGCTCGCTCATCGACCCGTTTTCGGGCGAGGGCATCAGCCACGCGATGGTCAGCGGCCGCCACGCCGCCGACTGGGCCGGCCGGGCGCTGGCGACGCAGGATTTTTCGGCCAGGTTTCTACTGGGCTACGACGCGGCCGTGTACCGCCGCCTGGGTCAGGAGCTGCGCCTGAGCACCTACCTGCAGCGCCTGGTGCGCTGGCCGGGCCTGTTCAACTTCGTGGCCAATCGCGCCGCCCACAACCCCACGCTGGCCGAAACCCTCTCGCAGATGTTTCTGGATATTGACCTGCGCGAACGCCTCAAGCAGCCCAGATTTTATTTGAAGCTGCTGTTTGGTAGTAAATAA
- a CDS encoding efflux transporter periplasmic adaptor subunit has product MKNYLLLLSLGLGLGACSKSAETASADEAKTAKKFSLSDQTLKELAFDTVRLEPVRSEQSFSGQVVTNGDKTAKIFPLVGGVVEKLNVELGDHVTKGQVLAVVRSGEIADVQNQNSTAGTDVAIASKNLSVAEDQFKAGLAAERDVVLAREELRKAQSNLGKTNKQLGIYGVSQDGHYVIKAPISGFITDKNVTQGMQYTNANTDADGFFTIADLDQVWVLANVFESDIAKVKLGYQADITTLSYPDKHFKGVVDKVFNVLDPDSKALKVRIRLQNPDYLLKPEMYAQVHILNTEKQKELAVPASSVIFDKDQHFVLVYKSRTDVETHPVKVTKTVGDISYVSGNIKAGDAIVTKNQLLVYDELND; this is encoded by the coding sequence ATGAAAAATTATTTGTTGCTGCTGAGCCTGGGCCTCGGTCTGGGAGCCTGTTCTAAGTCAGCGGAAACGGCTAGTGCGGACGAGGCCAAAACGGCCAAAAAGTTCTCGCTTTCTGACCAGACGCTCAAGGAATTAGCTTTCGATACCGTGCGCCTGGAGCCCGTGCGCAGCGAGCAGTCATTCTCGGGCCAGGTGGTGACCAACGGTGACAAGACCGCCAAGATATTTCCCCTGGTAGGGGGGGTAGTGGAAAAGCTCAATGTGGAGCTGGGCGACCACGTGACCAAGGGCCAGGTGCTGGCCGTGGTGCGGTCGGGCGAAATTGCCGACGTGCAAAACCAGAACAGCACCGCCGGCACCGATGTGGCCATTGCCAGCAAAAACCTGAGCGTGGCCGAGGACCAGTTTAAGGCTGGCCTAGCCGCTGAGCGCGACGTAGTGCTGGCCCGCGAGGAGTTGCGCAAAGCCCAGAGCAACCTGGGCAAAACCAACAAGCAGCTCGGCATCTACGGCGTGTCGCAGGATGGGCACTACGTGATTAAGGCCCCGATTTCGGGCTTCATCACCGATAAGAACGTGACGCAGGGGATGCAGTACACCAATGCCAACACCGATGCCGATGGCTTTTTTACCATCGCCGACCTCGACCAGGTGTGGGTGCTGGCCAACGTGTTTGAGTCGGACATTGCCAAAGTGAAGCTGGGCTACCAGGCCGACATTACTACCCTCTCCTATCCCGACAAGCATTTTAAGGGGGTAGTCGATAAGGTCTTCAACGTGCTCGACCCCGACAGCAAGGCGCTGAAAGTGCGCATCCGCCTCCAAAACCCCGATTACCTGCTCAAGCCCGAGATGTACGCCCAGGTGCATATCCTGAACACCGAAAAGCAGAAGGAGCTGGCCGTGCCCGCCAGCTCGGTGATTTTTGACAAGGACCAGCATTTCGTGCTCGTGTACAAGAGCCGCACCGACGTGGAAACTCATCCCGTGAAGGTGACTAAAACTGTGGGCGACATCAGCTACGTGAGCGGCAACATCAAGGCCGGCGACGCCATCGTGACCAAAAACCAGCTGCTCGTGTACGACGAGCTGAACGACTGA
- a CDS encoding peptidoglycan peptidase, translating into MSLPGKLVFSLFLVVGAASLLAYPRLSAKLHHWQAARQATAVVATLAATLHEGDLIFHTSQSAQSRAIQLATHSPYSHCGLLYKTNGEWQVFEAVQPVKLTPLSSWVARGQGGHFVVKRLRDAAMALTPAALARLRAAGQPLLGRDYDLAFNWSDEQIYCSELIWKVYDRGLHRQLGRLQQLRDFDLTNPAVRAKLRERYGNRLPLDEPVISPASVFNSAELVMVVSR; encoded by the coding sequence ATGTCGCTACCAGGTAAGCTAGTATTCTCATTGTTCTTGGTGGTTGGCGCGGCCAGCCTACTCGCCTACCCCCGCCTGTCCGCCAAACTCCACCACTGGCAGGCGGCCCGGCAGGCTACGGCCGTCGTAGCAACGCTGGCCGCTACGCTGCACGAAGGCGACCTCATTTTTCACACCTCCCAATCGGCGCAAAGCCGGGCCATTCAGCTGGCTACGCACTCGCCGTACAGCCACTGCGGGCTGCTTTACAAAACCAATGGCGAGTGGCAGGTATTCGAGGCGGTGCAGCCGGTGAAGCTGACGCCGCTTAGTAGCTGGGTGGCACGGGGGCAGGGCGGGCACTTCGTGGTGAAGCGGCTGCGCGACGCGGCAATGGCCCTCACGCCGGCCGCGCTGGCCCGGCTGCGGGCGGCGGGCCAACCACTGCTGGGGCGCGATTACGACCTGGCCTTCAACTGGTCGGACGAGCAGATTTATTGCTCCGAGCTGATTTGGAAGGTGTACGACCGGGGGCTGCACCGGCAGCTGGGGCGGTTGCAGCAGCTGCGCGACTTCGACCTGACGAATCCCGCCGTGCGGGCCAAGCTGCGCGAGCGCTACGGCAACCGGCTGCCGCTGGATGAGCCGGTTATTTCGCCGGCTAGCGTGTTTAATAGCGCGGAGCTGGTGATGGTGGTTAGCCGGTAG
- a CDS encoding ABC transporter ATP-binding protein, with protein MIEISNIEKSFDGNQVLKGISCTLETGKCNLLLGGSGTGKSVLLSCIVGLMKPDIGSITFDGTVFTNNKVDIRQEIRRKIGMLFQGSALFDSMTVAKNVEFPLQMLTPDMTLEERRDRVEFCLKRVGLENAANKMPSEISGGMKKRVGIARAIAPNCKYLFCDEPNSGLDPATSIKIDELISEITHEYDITTAIITHDMNSVVGIGDHIIFLHQGKKLWDGNKDEILNAEVPELREFIFSSSLVRAAKRIEQEDGPHGLEHLAAEPLSDL; from the coding sequence ATGATTGAAATATCCAACATCGAAAAATCATTCGACGGCAACCAGGTGCTGAAAGGCATTAGCTGCACGCTCGAAACAGGCAAGTGCAATTTGCTGCTCGGCGGCTCGGGCACGGGCAAAAGCGTGCTGCTTTCGTGCATTGTGGGGCTGATGAAGCCCGACATTGGCTCTATCACCTTCGACGGGACGGTATTTACCAATAATAAGGTGGACATCCGGCAGGAAATCCGGCGCAAAATCGGGATGCTGTTTCAGGGTTCGGCCTTGTTCGACTCGATGACGGTGGCCAAGAACGTGGAGTTTCCGCTGCAAATGCTGACGCCCGACATGACCCTGGAGGAGCGCCGCGACCGCGTGGAGTTTTGCCTCAAGCGCGTGGGGCTCGAAAACGCGGCCAACAAGATGCCCTCCGAGATTTCGGGCGGCATGAAGAAGCGCGTGGGCATTGCCCGCGCCATCGCGCCCAATTGCAAGTACCTGTTTTGCGACGAGCCCAACTCGGGCCTCGACCCGGCCACGAGCATCAAGATTGACGAATTGATTTCGGAAATCACCCACGAATACGACATTACTACTGCCATCATTACCCACGACATGAACTCGGTGGTGGGTATTGGCGACCACATTATTTTCCTGCACCAGGGCAAAAAGCTGTGGGACGGCAACAAGGATGAGATTTTGAACGCCGAAGTGCCGGAGCTGCGCGAGTTTATTTTCAGCTCGTCGCTGGTGCGGGCCGCCAAGCGCATCGAGCAGGAAGACGGCCCCCACGGCCTGGAGCACCTGGCCGCCGAGCCGCTATCGGATTTGTAA